The genome window TGTCTCACCATCCAACAACCCCAATTACCCAAGTACATACTTGGTAGCTTCTGTCTCTCGTCCCAAGCGGGCTGGCAAATTCAGAGGGAATGGATTCGTATGTCTCTCATCCTTCAATAACCGGGCCATGCCTCTCGTGTTCTTTCTCTTGTCTCTGCCCGGTCAGCTCGAGAAAGTCGCGATCAGCACCGGCTTGCACTTTACACTCAGCGCCGTCAAATGGCTGTAACTAATCTTGTGTGGCACAGCTTTATCGCCGTCGCTGGCTGGGCACAACATACCAGCCCTCAACCCGGTGGAAGACCTTTTGGCCATTTTCGATCTCTCTCTTCAATAGCTCGATCTCCGTCACCAAGCCCCCGAGCCACCAAAACGACGAGTCAAGCACCTTCCGTTGTCGACATGCCCATCATGTCTTCCTCAGTAGCATCCTCGCCGGCACTTCGACCCACGACAACAGTGACACCTCCAGACGATGACGGCGAGCTGAGTACACTACCTGACCCCCGCAGCCGGGCTATGAGTCCCGCTAGTGAAGCCGATGCTGCTCAGCATCCCGAGCTGAATGACGAAGTCGCAACCCTGAGCGCCAAGTTAATAAACGCCATCAACCACCAGACAACCCTCGACGACACATTATCCGCCACAAGACAAGAGTTGGAAAGAGCACGCGAGAAAATCAAGCATTTAGAAGAACAGAACGAATCTCAAAGAGAGATGCTTGCGGGCGATATTTGGATTCGTCGCAAGACCGCAgaggaagaaaagaagaCCATCATGCTCCGTGTGAACCAAGAGAAGAAACTCCGAGAGGATGCCGAGAAGGAGCAAAAGAGGATTGAACAAGAGTTGGAGAGTCTTTCCACGGCTTTATTCGAGGAGGCCAACAACATGGTCATCACTGCGAAAGAGGAGGCGAGGGTAGAGCAGGAGGCCATCCAACGAAAGAACGACAATCTGAGATCTCAGCTTGGCGATATGGAGGCCTTGCTGACCTCTCAACAACAGCAACTAGCAGACCTAAAGCACGTCATGGAGCAGATGATGCTCGAAAGAGATGATGCTACAACCGGCACAGCTCCCTCCTCTCCCGGCTTTAGTAAACCCGATATCACGAAAGATGATGATCGCTCAGAAGGCCTCGTCGCTTCGCCTCTCTTGGATCCGTCTTCGCCGACGTACCCTACTAGCTTGACGCATCTCATTCAGCCAGTTCTTAGGACTGATCTGGGAGCTTACGAGGACTTTCTTAGCCTCACAAAGCTGTCCAGGAATCGCGCTGGTAGCCGTGTTTCGTCTGGCTCATATAACGGTCTGAGTGGGTTGGGTCTCGGCATGGGCGGCAGCACCTCAAGCGCTCACCCTTCCAATGCATCAACTGCTTCCCTATCCACGGCTGGGACTCCGGCTACGTCATCGCCGCAGACCCCGAATACCCCAGCTTCTGTCTCAAGCACGGCCTCAGCCAACGTGGGCCCGCCCCCGCCGGCTCTCAAGGAAACCAAGTTTTTCAAGCGTGTCCTGGCAGAGGATGTTGAGCCGACACTCCGACTGGATATCGCCCCGGGCCTGTCCTGGCTTGCGCGTCGCAGCGTTTTGAATGCCATGAGCGATGGCTCAATCGTGGTGGAGCCAATTCCTGCCAATGCGCCCTTTGCCTCAATTGTCAAGCCGCAGTTCTACCCCTGTTCCCTGTGTGGCGACGCACGGAAGGATGAAGAGCACCTGCGAACATACCGTTTCCGAACCAGCGAGTCTGAATCAGCTCAGAGATACCCTCTTTGCAAATATTGCTTAGGTCGTGTGAGATCAACGTGCGATTTCCTCAACTTTTTGCGTATCGTAAAAGACGGGCACTGGCGAGCGGAGGACGAAGACGCAGAGAAGGCTGCCTGGGAGGAAAGCGTTCGCCTGCGGGAACAGATGTTTTGGTCCCGAATCGGTGGTGGCGTCGTCCCGGCCAGTCATCATCACTCACTACCCCTGGAGAAGAGCCCTCGGACTAGCCATGATAGCGAGTCTAGAGACATTGGACCAGAGGTGGCAGTGACGCCTTCGGAGAACATCAATGATGACGCTACTCCCTTTGCCACTCCCCTCGAGGAGACGGCCAGCCAGCTGGATGCCGAGGAGTCATTAGCAAGACCAGAGACGCCTTGCCCGAGTAATCGAAACTCAACACTGTCGTCTTCGCCAGAGAAGGGCTCTATTGCAGAGAAGGACGGCGAGAAACGACTGTCTATCAATATTCCCATCCAAGAGGAGCAGCAAATTATCGTTGCGACAACCGAGGAAAAGGTCGAAGCCACAGCATAATCATGAGCGACTTATCGTAACGATCGATCCCCGATTTCTGATACGCACCACATACACTTAATCTTCGATACTGTATTAATTACACCCTACGCCACCATTGCAGAAATGCCGGGGCTCATAATGAAGACCAAACGGGAGAACAACATGGGGGAAGTCAAGGAAGAGGCAGAGCGAATTCACGGAACCGTGACAATAGGATGGACAGAGGGTGCAAAATTcacctatttttttttttttccttcttcGTTCTGGGCATCCATTTAGGAAGGGGGCATTGGCGTTTTGGAGAGCAAAAACTGTGTCCCATTCCGAAAAAAGGGAGGACAAGCAAACAGTTGCCGTCATGGGagcaggagaagaaggctgGATTAAAGCAGGCAAAGTTGCTAGACAAACAACAGGAACAAAGGGGGATGGGAGGGGGGATCACAGACACAAGGTTACTGCATCGTAATGCCTTCTTATTAATGCCAAAGATGATGATGCCTCGAGCATTGGATGAACCTTCAAAACCTGTCTATCTGCATTGCAACTTGAACTGTGAGAGAGCCTTTTCATTCCTATGGTGAAAGGTATAATGACTACCGTTGAATAAGACGCATCTTATTCCAACTCAGTGACCGACGTAGGCTCCATCGTCGAGATACAAGAGACACATCAAGGTTCCGGGTGAGTATCTTTGGCAAGTCACCTAGGAGCAGCATTTATTGGACATGTCATTTCCTTTTGGAATCTTACATTAACAAATGGAAAAAAAAACACAAAGCTTCGGCGTTTTGTGGCCGACCCCCATTTCCACCATCCCGTCTTGTCCGCTCCCATTCACGGCTGGTATACAACGGGGCGAATTGCGACGCAGAAAGCGAGAAAATCCGTGAGATCAAAAGATGAATTTGATCAAACTTTCCCCTCTCATCAGGCCATTACAGTCCAGCCCCGGATTTTTTCGTcaccttctttttcttcaaGTTTAGAGTTCAGAGCTCCTCCTGAGCAGTAGCCTCCTTGCCGCCATCACTTGCGGGCTTGGCCTTCTTCTGCTCGGCCTCCCTCTGGCCCTGGACGCTCTCGGCGACCTTGGGCGCCGCGGCTGAGTCGTCGGCCTTGGACTTGGTCTCTTGGCCGACGCCTTGAACGTCAGGGTGAGGAGGAGCGACGTTCTGCTCTTGGGGCAAACCGCCCTCGGGCATCTGCACCTCGTTTCCACTTGCGTCAACGACGCGTGTCCGCGTCTCGTACTTCGTCTTGAACTCGACCTTGCCCTCCAACGCCTTCACCTGCGCCTCGTCGAGGAGGTTGCCGTCCTGGTCCCGGTACTCAACCTTCTCTTCGCGGGACAGAACCTTCTGTCCAGGGGCTCCCGAGACGGCCGGCTCAGCCTGCTCCTTCTGAGCCTCGCCAATGGGAATCTGACCGACTTGACCACCTACAGGGGCGGCGGGAGCCTCAGATTTGATAGGCGTCGGCGTGGCTCCAACAGCGGCGGAAGTGCGAGTGAGGAGCTCAGTGTATTGAGAGTACTGTAATGCCAGAACGTGATGTTAGCCTCATTCCATCAGATTCACAAGCCCTACCAAAGATGCTTTGACAAATCTCGTTTCAATTGGCTATCAACCGTTTCTCAACATCGATCCCGCCTGAGCCGCGATTTGTCTCATCTCATCGCTGGCTCTTACAACCCCCTATCCGGTACCCCTCTACTCGGAATGAAAGCAGTAGTGTTACTTACGTCGTCAAAGAAGTTGTTGCAGTCGAAATCCCATGTGCCAACAACCTTGAGCCGGCTGCACTCAGACTTGGTCCAAGCGTTACCATAAGCCAAAGGAGAGAAGAGCACGAAAGCGACGATCGTGAGCGCCAAGAAGGCAACAGCGCTGACGCGGTTGATGGCAGGGTTCTTGCGGATACCAGCAAGCGAGACTCGAGCGGTGGCGAAGTCAAAGATGGAGCAGAATGCCATGACTGCGAAGTAGAGGGCGGGGAAGTAGTGGTGAAGGAACAGCTGACGGTCCATGAGGTAGAACGGGAAGTAGTGGAAAGCCCAGCCCAGAACCGCAGTGCCGATCTCGTAGTCGAATCGCTTGAACGTGGTGTTGGAGTAGTCGTTGCAGCTGCGCTGCCAGCGGAGAGTCGCGATGCCCTTGAAGAGAACGTAGATAACGACAGCAAGGGTAGAGCTCCACCACACGATGGGGTTGCCCATCAGGTAGATCTGGCGGTGATCCTTGCCCCAGAAGTTGATACCGCGCTTGAGGAAGGGCCACGAGTCAGGACGCGAGTCCCAGGCGTGAGACTCGACCAAGCCGGCGTTGGTCTTCCACATGACCTTTTGAAGCTCCCAGAACTTGCCAAAGAAGCCAGGGTGACGGTAGTTGACCTTCTCGACATTGTCGCCGGTGAGTTGCGGGTGCTCGTTGTACTCGACATACCACAAGCTATTGGGAAGGGTACCTCCCTTTGCGCAAGTGACCTCCTGTTGCTCAGAGGCCCACTCAGGGAGCTTGACCTTGTGGGAGAAGAGTACACAGCCAGTCATGATGTGAACCAATCTGAACTTGGTCTCGATAGTGCGAAGACGCTCCTTGGAAGCGGCGCTGAGGGACTGCTTTTTGATAATCTCAATCTTGAACAAGTCGTTGGCGTCGCCCTCGAAGCCCTCGTAGCCGTAAGCGGACACCTCGTTCTGCCAATCAGCCTCCGTCACAGGGGGTCTGACGTCGTGGGAGTGAAGACGACGGAATGTGGGAGTGTGGTAAAGGCGAACGACATCGCCATCCTTGATAAAGACAGGCTCGGGGAGGTTGTCCCAGGCTTGAGTTCCGTTGATCTGCTCGCCGTTGATTCCAAGAGGCTGGGTCTGGTTCTCGAGGAGCCAAAGGTTATTCTCATCCTTGTGGGGGTAGAGAGTGATCTGCTGCTGCTTGCTACCGGTGGGGTACATGAGGGGATGGGAG of Colletotrichum lupini chromosome 8, complete sequence contains these proteins:
- a CDS encoding GDP/GTP exchange factor Sec2p; the encoded protein is MAVTNLVWHSFIAVAGWAQHTSPQPGGRPFGHFRSLSSIARSPSPSPRATKTTSQAPSVVDMPIMSSSVASSPALRPTTTVTPPDDDGELSTLPDPRSRAMSPASEADAAQHPELNDEVATLSAKLINAINHQTTLDDTLSATRQELERAREKIKHLEEQNESQREMLAGDIWIRRKTAEEEKKTIMLRVNQEKKLREDAEKEQKRIEQELESLSTALFEEANNMVITAKEEARVEQEAIQRKNDNLRSQLGDMEALLTSQQQQLADLKHVMEQMMLERDDATTGTAPSSPGFSKPDITKDDDRSEGLVASPLLDPSSPTYPTSLTHLIQPVLRTDLGAYEDFLSLTKLSRNRAGSRVSSGSYNGLSGLGLGMGGSTSSAHPSNASTASLSTAGTPATSSPQTPNTPASVSSTASANVGPPPPALKETKFFKRVLAEDVEPTLRLDIAPGLSWLARRSVLNAMSDGSIVVEPIPANAPFASIVKPQFYPCSLCGDARKDEEHLRTYRFRTSESESAQRYPLCKYCLGRVRSTCDFLNFLRIVKDGHWRAEDEDAEKAAWEESVRLREQMFWSRIGGGVVPASHHHSLPLEKSPRTSHDSESRDIGPEVAVTPSENINDDATPFATPLEETASQLDAEESLARPETPCPSNRNSTLSSSPEKGSIAEKDGEKRLSINIPIQEEQQIIVATTEEKVEATA
- a CDS encoding dolichyl-phosphate-mannose-protein mannosyltransferase, which encodes MAATKPVRSPSPKLEKQANGVNGINGNGNGHSKLPVKRESSYKSDGVEDNDVFLLPVSDYQIMFGLTILAAIVRLFRIYQPTSVVFDEVHFGGFASKYIKGKFFMDVHPPLAKMLIALTGWLAGFNGDFDFKDIGKDYLEPGVPYVAMRMFPAICGILLAPLMFLTLKTTGCRTTTALMGSSLIIFENGLLTQARLILLDSPLMVATAFTALSFQSFTNQHEQGPEKAFQLSWWFWLLMTGLGLGTTVSIKWVGLFTIAWVGSLTLVQLWVLLGDTKNVTPRIWAKHFMARAFALVIIPVGFYMAMFAIHFLCLVNPGDGDGFMSSEFQSTLNSKGMQDVAADVAFGSRVSIRHANTQGGYLHSHPLMYPTGSKQQQITLYPHKDENNLWLLENQTQPLGINGEQINGTQAWDNLPEPVFIKDGDVVRLYHTPTFRRLHSHDVRPPVTEADWQNEVSAYGYEGFEGDANDLFKIEIIKKQSLSAASKERLRTIETKFRLVHIMTGCVLFSHKVKLPEWASEQQEVTCAKGGTLPNSLWYVEYNEHPQLTGDNVEKVNYRHPGFFGKFWELQKVMWKTNAGLVESHAWDSRPDSWPFLKRGINFWGKDHRQIYLMGNPIVWWSSTLAVVIYVLFKGIATLRWQRSCNDYSNTTFKRFDYEIGTAVLGWAFHYFPFYLMDRQLFLHHYFPALYFAVMAFCSIFDFATARVSLAGIRKNPAINRVSAVAFLALTIVAFVLFSPLAYGNAWTKSECSRLKVVGTWDFDCNNFFDDYSQYTELLTRTSAAVGATPTPIKSEAPAAPVGGQVGQIPIGEAQKEQAEPAVSGAPGQKVLSREEKVEYRDQDGNLLDEAQVKALEGKVEFKTKYETRTRVVDASGNEVQMPEGGLPQEQNVAPPHPDVQGVGQETKSKADDSAAAPKVAESVQGQREAEQKKAKPASDGGKEATAQEEL